The following is a genomic window from Mycolicibacterium sp. TY81.
CTACCCGGGAAACCAGTACCCCGGCAACGGGTACCCGGGCAACCAGTACCCGGGCGGCTCGAACGGGTACCCGGGCGACTACCCCGGTGACTCCGGCAAGAAGCCGAAGCAGCCCAAGCAGACCTGCTTCCTGATCTTCTGCCAGAAGAACAACTGACGTCCGTCAGGCCGGCGGCTGTTTGTCATCTGCCGTTGGCCTGACGCTCAGTGTCACTTCGCGCCGCGCTCATCACGGCTGCCTATCAAGGCACTATGAGATGCACCGTGTTCGGTACCGGCTACCTCGGGGCGACGCACGCCGCCGGCATGGCGGAGCTCGGCCATGAGGTCCTCGGCGTCGATGTAGACCCCGGCAAGATCGCGAAGCTGGCGGCCGGTGACATCCCGTTCTACGAGCCCGGGCTGCGGAAGATGCTGCGCGACAACATCGAAGCCGGGCGGCTGCACTTCACCACCGACTATGACGAGGCTGCCGAGTTCGGTGACGTGCACTTCCTCGGCGTGGGCACCCCACAGAAGAAGGGGGAGTACGCCGCCGACCTGCGGTACGTGCAGTCCGTCATCGACACGCTGGTGCCGCGGCTGCGCCGGTCCGCGGTGATCGTCGGCAAGTCCACCGTGCCGGTGGGTACCGCCGCCGAACTCGGGGCCCGGGCCCGCGAGCTGGCGCCGGCGGGCATCGACGTCGAGGTGGCGTGGAACCCGGAGTTCCTGCGCGAAGGATTCGCCGTCAAGGACACCCTGCACCCGGACCGCATCGTGCTTGGCGTGCAAGCGGATTCGCAGCGCGCCGAAGCGGCGATCCGGGAGCTGTACGCCCGGATCCTGGAGCGCGGCGTGCCGTTCCTGCTGACCGACCTGCAGACCGCCGAACTGGTCAAGGTCTCCGCGAACGCCTTTCTGGCCACCAAGATTTCCTTCATCAACGCCATCGCCGAGGTGTGTGAAGCGACCAACGCCGACGTCACCGTGCTGGCCGACGCACTGGGCTACGACCCCCGGATCGGGCGGCGATTCCTCAACGCGGGCTTGGGTTTCGGTGGTGGTTGCCTGCCCAAGGACATCCGCGCCTTCATGGCCCGCGCCGGTGAACTCGGCGCCGACCCCGCGCTGACGTTCCTGCGCGAAGTGGACAGCATCAACATGCGCCGGCGTACCCGCATGGTGGAGCTGACCACCAAGGCGTGCGGTGGCACGCTGCTGGGCGCCAACATCGCGGTGCTGGGTGCGGCGTTCAAGCCCGAGTCCGACGACGTGCGTGACTCGCCCGCCCTCAACGTGGCCGGCATGCTGCAGCTCAACGGCGCGGCCGTCAACGTCTACGACCCCAAGGCCATGGACAACTCCCGCCGGGTCTTCCCGACGCTGAACTACTCCACTTCCGTCCTCGAGGCCTGCGACCGCGCCGACGCCGTGCTGGTCCTGACCGAATGGCAGGAGTTCCTGGACCTGGACCCCGAACAGCTGGCGGCCACCGTCCGGGTGAAAGTGGTTGTCGACGGCCGCAATTGCCTCGACGTCGGAAAATGGCAGGCTGCGGGCTGGCGGGTGCACGCCCTGGGCCGCAATCTGACGCCCTGATTTCCGACTGCAGTATGTAGCCCGACGGCGACGGGCGTGCCTAAGCTCGGCTCCATGACGCTGAGGCAACGGCTCAACTGGTTCGCGCTGCACGCCGTCATCCGCAAGCTCGCCGCATACGGCGCGCGGCACGGCGACCTCCAGGGCCGGCTCATCGCCGACCCGGCGGTGCGGACCGACCCCGGCGCGTTCGCCGACGAACTGCGCAGCCGCGGCCGGATGTACCGCGGCCGGGCGGCCTGGATCACCGCGGATCATGCTCTCGTGCACCAGATTCTGCGTTCGGATGACTTCACCGTCACGCAGATCGGCGGGACGCTGCCCGGCGTCCTCGGCTGGCTGGAGAACAAGACCACCGTCAAGGGCCGGCTGCATCCGCTGCTGCCGCCGTCGCTGCTGTCGGTCGACGGCGAGCAGCACACGCGCTACCGCAAGACCGTCTCGGCGGTGTTCACCACGCGGGCCGTCGCGGCATTGCGGGAACGGGTGCAGGAGGCCGCGACCGGACTGATCGACGAGCTCGCGGCGGGGGCCACCGTGGACATCGTGGACAGCTACTGCTCGCAGCTGCCCGTCACGGTGATCGCGGACATCCTCGGGGTGCCCGAGCATGACCGGTCGCGCATCCTCGAATTCGGTGAACTGGCCGCGCCCAGCCTGGACATCGGGCTGACCTGGCAGCAGTACCTCAGCGT
Proteins encoded in this region:
- a CDS encoding UDP-glucose/GDP-mannose dehydrogenase family protein, which codes for MRCTVFGTGYLGATHAAGMAELGHEVLGVDVDPGKIAKLAAGDIPFYEPGLRKMLRDNIEAGRLHFTTDYDEAAEFGDVHFLGVGTPQKKGEYAADLRYVQSVIDTLVPRLRRSAVIVGKSTVPVGTAAELGARARELAPAGIDVEVAWNPEFLREGFAVKDTLHPDRIVLGVQADSQRAEAAIRELYARILERGVPFLLTDLQTAELVKVSANAFLATKISFINAIAEVCEATNADVTVLADALGYDPRIGRRFLNAGLGFGGGCLPKDIRAFMARAGELGADPALTFLREVDSINMRRRTRMVELTTKACGGTLLGANIAVLGAAFKPESDDVRDSPALNVAGMLQLNGAAVNVYDPKAMDNSRRVFPTLNYSTSVLEACDRADAVLVLTEWQEFLDLDPEQLAATVRVKVVVDGRNCLDVGKWQAAGWRVHALGRNLTP